The Saimiri boliviensis isolate mSaiBol1 chromosome 10, mSaiBol1.pri, whole genome shotgun sequence genomic sequence GCAAATCCCATCAAGGATGTTATCTGTCTTTCATTTCTAATGAATTCTAGCCAACTACAGCCCTCACTGATAAATGCCTTTGGATATAAAAGTTTTTAGACAAAATGTCAGTTTGCTGTAATTTATGTGAAAGACTTGAGAAGCCTGATGTAAATAGATGTTTTATCCATTgaatcaaaacagaaaatgaaatatatcttTGAAAGGCGCACAAATCCCTGTATTTGGTATAATGTGGATATCCAGGAGGAATCTATCAAATGGAAatatatgatttctttcattttcttctttcagatttAGAAAGGAAAATCCAAGATTTGAATCTAAGTAGACAAGCAAAAGCTGATCAACTGAGAATATTGGAAGATCAAGTTGTtgccattaaaaatgaaattgttgaacaagaaaaaaaatacgcTACATGCTATAGCTAGGCAGAGTTAAAGTGCACAAGCTTGTGCCTTTGTTTCTGGTTTCTGGTGCCCAAGACCATGGAGCTCTGTTGAACTTGTGAAATACTGACAGCATCTTCTGCCATCTTCCCTATACCCTGTCCTTATTACGCCTCTGCTCAGTGTGGCTGGAGGTTGAAATGCCACCAGGAAAATGCCACTTCATAATAGAAAGGGGAAAGTAATGAGATGGTCTCTGGTTTCAGAAACCTTTCCTCttgccttccttttctctttcctaactTAAAAATAACAGGTTCCAGATAACAAGGAGAACAATAAATAAGTACTCTACTTACTGATAATCATTTAAGTCAAATAAAcctaaacattaaataaatatctccAATACTAAGATGGAATACATATGGATGGCATGTACTAGATTgtgttatattttatgtttatttggatttacttttatttgtaaaattattcttttctgaATAAACTGCATATCATTCAAAATGTAACTTGTATTTATACTCACTTTCCTACACACTCATTCTCTCAACCAGGGGATTCTGTTTTCCCCAAATGGCACTAGAACAatattcaaaaagataaatattgagCTATTTCTCCTCATCATTTATCAGTGGACATTTTTGctgtaaaatgtgtatttttaaaagactagcaATCGTGTTCTTATTGTTTAGTATAAAAGATTAGATTGTCTCATTTCAAAATGAGTCtgatttcctgcttttttttgcatGTATGATTTATAATAGAGAAAATTGCTCTGTTTGTGAAAGCAATCCTTCAGAAAGATTATTTTAAGGGAGTTTGGCTTCACATCTTTGCATAAGAAATATATATCAACAttgatatatgaaaaaatgaagaTCTGCTGGAGCATTTCCATTAAGGACTGACTCATAAAAAATGgatttaaggctgggcatggtagctcacacctgtaatcccagcattttgggaggctgaggcaggcagatcacctaaagtcgagattttgagaccagcctgaccaacatggagaaaccctatctctactaaaaatacaaaattagccaggtgtgatagcacatgcctgtaatcccaactactcaggaggctgaggtaggagaatcgcttgaatccaggaggcagagattgtagtgagccaagatctgcattccagcctgggcagcaagagcaaaacttggtctcaaaaaaaaaaaaaaaaaagggatttaaagccaggcatggtggctcatgcctataatcccagcacttcgggatgccGAGGAAAGCGAATcatctgcagtcaggagttcgagaccagcctggccaacctgttgaaaccttgtctctactaaaaatacaaaaaattagccaggcatgctggtacacgcctgtaatcccagctactcagagactgaggcagaagaatagcttaaatccaggaagaaaaggttgcagtgagccgagatcaggccactgcattctagcgtgggtaacagagcaagactctgtctcaaatgaatgaatgaatgaatgaatgaatgattttaaaattcaacaaaaaggCTTTAGaagtatacataaatataaaaattcttaactTGTAGGATGTTAAAGAAAATTGCAGAATCTATTTCCCTGGAGATCCTGAAGAATAGAAAGAAACTTTTCTAAAAGAAGGACCACCCCAGAAAGTGCTCTTGAAGTATATAATTACAATGGTCCACATATCCAGCATTGAGACTTTTGCAAACCTCCACCAATTAATGGAGCATAAAATAACCCAGAATCTAAAAATGTAGCTGTCATCAAGTCTACATTCTTTTCTCCAACGCGGAGGGTGGAACACACTCCAGTTTTCTCATCAGGATACTGACTTTCAACTTAGTACAAACAATAGACAATTTTATAAGCATGGTTTCTTTGTTTGCAATAGCAACATTCAattgttcttccttttcagtgATCAGAGACTATACAAGTAATAGGCCAGGGAGTGTGGGAATGGTTAAAGAGAGAATAGTTTCTATCTGCTGACTGGGAGAACTAGCCATTGAGTtctaaagaagcagaaaaatccCCAGCTGTTAGAAAAGCACACTTATCTGGGGAATCAAGTGAAAAGGCAAGATAAACTCATCACCTAAGGAGGTCCCTGGGCATTGCAGCTTGATGATGGAAGTATGAGATATACCCTGCAAAGACTGCAGTTACGTGCTCACTTccgcagcacatatactaaaattggaatgatacagagaagactagcatggcccctgtgcaaggacgacacgcaaattcgtgaagcgttccatttttttaaaataatattttaaaaataaaagtaaaaaagattgcAGTTATATATGGTTGTGCTTTCtaaatattagcattttaaataataagctTTAGTTAtcaaaaaatgtatacatttgtgAAAAATCTCATTCCTCAGTAATGTCAGATAAATCATTCTAACTTCTATTACTTGCTGTATCAGTTGTTCAAGATGTGACCAATGCAAGATTCAGTGAAACAGTATCTCTTTACATTGTAAAGTATTAACAATTTGTTGGTGTGTATCAAGATTTATCATAAAACTCAGTAATTCCACTATGGAACCTGTGTGTTAAGAAAATAGTCTTAAATATGGAGTGAAAAGCTTTGTGGCCAATTCACTGAAACACACcttatattaaaaatgcaaaggcaCTCCCCCTTACAAGTGTCTCAGGATGACCCGTACTATGGAACCACTAGCAAAGAGTATCTTTAAAGGAATTTTGGTAGTTGCACTTGTAGGCATTTTTGGAGCATACTTTTGGTTTAACAAGATGCACACAAGCCAAGATTTCAGGCAAACAATGAGCAAGAAATTTCCCTTCATCTTGGAAGTTTATTACAAATCCACTGAGCAGTCTGGAATGTATGGAATCAGAgagctagattaaaaaaaaaaaaaaaaaaacatggttggACAGCAAAAATTAGATACATGGCTACTGACTGAAATTTCCCATAAGGGAAATAACATAATATCAAGCAAGAGTAGAATTATCAAGATGACATGGATgggttttgaaatatttaagacaaaatataaaatttaattcagGAGTCTTATTCTTCGGATTGTAAAGAAATTGAAAGTatgtgctgggtgcggtggctcacgcctgtaatcccagcactttgggaggccgaggcaggtggatcacgaggtcaagagatcgagatcatcctggtcaacatggtgaaaccctgtctctactaaaaatacaaaaaattagctgggcatggtggtgcgtgcctgtaatcccagctactcaggaggctgaggcaggagaattgcctgaacccaggaggcggaggttgtggtgagccgagattacgccattgcactccagcctgggtaacaagagcgaaactccgtctcaaataaatacataaataaacaaataaaagaaatggaaagtatGTTTCTTATGCTATAAATGAAGTGCTGTTTATGACACTGAAAATAacagtttctcttttaaaagaaaatgcaaaaaagctAAGTAACTAACAATAAACtaattaaacattaatatttcaCCAGCCTGAGTTTGTGGATGCAAACACTGAAAACCAGCAGTAGCTTATTAAGCTGAAAAGGAATGTATTCAAAGGATATCTGACAGTATACAAAAAGAAATGGCTGGAGAAAATGTAACTAAGGacaactatgcatctgacagtATTCCCAAGACCACACCTCAGTACACTCAGGTTAAGAGGCCAATGATGACCTCCCTAGACACTCTCCACCATCCCAGTGACTTGCAACTGTCTCTGCATCTTGAATGACTCTCTCACTACTCAGCATCTCTGGGAGAACGGATGGGCCGGGCCTCTTCATATGCCCTGGGTGCCCTATTGAATAAGTAGAGAGAATATCTGCTTCTTTTGACTTTGGTAGTAGAAGGGGAGTTTTTCCTCCACCTGTCTTTGGAATCCTCCAAGAGAGGAAGGATTTTGATGCCAGGcatcaa encodes the following:
- the LOC120365274 gene encoding protein CEBPZOS-like, whose protein sequence is MTRTMEPLAKSIFKGILVVALVGIFGAYFWFNKMHTSQDFRQTMSKKFPFILEVYYKSTEQSGMYGIRELD